A genomic segment from Spinacia oleracea cultivar Varoflay chromosome 3, BTI_SOV_V1, whole genome shotgun sequence encodes:
- the LOC110783457 gene encoding tetraketide alpha-pyrone reductase 2-like, giving the protein MPTYCVTGATGFIAAYLVKALLHQGDIVRATVRDPDNEEKVGFLWELEGAKERLTLFKADLLIDGSFDDAINGVDGVFHTACPVFLPPDTDDFQALLIDPCIRGTLNVLNSCKKAISVKRVVLTSSCSAIRYRDDASQVSPLNESHWSDPEYCKRYNLWYPYAKTLGEKAAWEVAKESGLDLVAVNPSFVVGPLLTSRPTSTLEFILSLTKGAQGEYPKQVIGFVHIDDVVAAHILAMEERKASGRLICSSSVANWSDIVKMLKDKYPMYPFESKQSSNEGNDFPHSMDTSKIMQLGFSGFKSVPQMFDDCIKTFQEKGFL; this is encoded by the exons ATGCCAACGTACTGTGTGACCGGAGCAACTGGGTTCATAGCCGCTTATTTGGTAAAAGCTCTTCTTCACCAAGGCGACATTGTTCGTGCCACCGTCCGAGATCCTG ATAATGAGGAAAAGGTGGGATTTCTGTGGGAATTAGAAGGAGCGAAGGAAAGGTTAACACTATTTAAAGCTGATTTATTGATTGATGGTAGCTTTGATGATGCTATTAATGGAGTTGATGGGGTTTTTCACACTGCTTGCCCTGTCTTTCTTCCTCCTGATACCGATGATTTTCAG GCGCTGCTAATTGATCCATGTATAAGAGGGACTTTGAATGTTCTTAATTCATGTAAGAAGGCAATTTCTGTAAAGAGGGTTGTACTCACATCATCCTGCTCTGCCATACGCTACCGAGATGATGCATCACAAGTGTCTCCTTTAAATGAGTCACATTGGAGTGATCCTGAGTACTGCAAGCGTTACAAT CTGTGGTATCCATACGCAAAGACATTAGGGGAAAAGGCAGCGTGGGAAGTAGCTAAAGAAAGTGGTCTTGATCTAGTGGCAGTAAATCCATCATTTGTGGTTGGTCCGTTGCTAACTTCTCGGCCCACAAGCACACTGGAATTCATATTATCACTTACCAAAG GTGCTCAAGGAGAGTATCCAAAACAGGTTATAGGATTTGTTCACATAGATGATGTAGTCGCTGCACATATTTTAGCAATGGAGGAAAGAAAAGCATCTGGAAGATTAATATGCTCAAGCTCAGTTGCTAACTGGTCAGATATTGTGAAGATGCTCAAGGATAAGTATCCTATGTATCCATTTGAAAGCAA GCAAAGCAGCAATGAAGGAAATGATTTCCCACATTCAATGGACACTAGCAAGATAATGCAGCTAGGTTTCTCCGGTTTCAAAAGTGTCCCGCAAATGTTCGACGATTGCATTAAGACCTTCCAAGAGAAAGGATTTCTATAA